Proteins encoded in a region of the Mycolicibacterium duvalii genome:
- a CDS encoding NAD(P)H-dependent amine dehydrogenase family protein has translation MHDKTYRIIQWMTGDVGQAGLRHFLDNPVYDVVGVLVHSKEKVGKDAGELAGVAPVGLQATDDMESIIATDADCVFYTPVIMDLDTVCRLLESGKNIVTTSGFFHPSEDFRDGGERIRAACRDGGTSFHAGGIHPGYAGDLLPLTVARIASRVDKIELFEVVNVLTDAPLDHIDWMGFGKDKDAFLSEPTLLGLGVPFFAQSMHMIAEGLGVCVDEVTAADVRVATAAVDIPHPEGVLLRGTVAAQHHEWTAWVGGRPLIVYHAIYVIGTPEQLDPSWDWGLTRYRLVIHGDPPTEVTLKGVEQPDGSMVHPGYTWTAMGAVNAIPDVCDADPGWLTHFDLGLVKPRGLVRP, from the coding sequence GTGCACGACAAGACATATCGAATCATCCAGTGGATGACCGGTGACGTCGGACAGGCCGGGTTGCGGCATTTCCTCGACAATCCTGTTTACGACGTGGTTGGGGTGCTGGTCCACAGCAAGGAGAAGGTCGGCAAGGACGCGGGTGAACTCGCTGGCGTAGCCCCGGTAGGCCTGCAGGCCACCGACGACATGGAATCAATCATCGCCACCGACGCCGACTGCGTGTTCTACACGCCGGTCATCATGGACCTCGACACCGTGTGCCGACTGCTGGAATCGGGCAAGAACATCGTCACCACCAGCGGGTTCTTCCATCCCAGTGAAGATTTCCGCGACGGCGGTGAGCGCATCCGCGCCGCGTGCCGCGACGGGGGAACCTCGTTTCACGCCGGCGGGATCCATCCCGGATACGCCGGTGACCTGCTGCCGCTGACTGTGGCACGCATCGCGAGCAGAGTCGACAAGATCGAACTGTTCGAGGTGGTCAACGTGCTGACCGACGCCCCGCTGGACCACATCGACTGGATGGGGTTCGGCAAGGACAAGGACGCTTTCCTGTCGGAACCCACGCTGCTGGGTCTGGGCGTGCCGTTCTTCGCCCAATCGATGCACATGATCGCCGAGGGCCTGGGCGTCTGCGTCGACGAGGTGACCGCCGCCGACGTGCGCGTCGCGACCGCGGCCGTCGACATCCCCCACCCTGAGGGGGTGCTCCTCCGCGGAACCGTTGCCGCCCAACACCACGAGTGGACCGCCTGGGTTGGCGGGCGGCCCCTGATCGTCTACCACGCGATCTACGTCATCGGCACTCCGGAGCAACTGGACCCATCGTGGGACTGGGGGTTGACGCGCTACCGACTGGTCATCCACGGCGACCCGCCCACCGAGGTGACCCTCAAGGGAGTCGAGCAACCCGACGGCTCCATGGTCCACCCGGGCTACACCTGGACAGCCATGGGCGCCGTCAACGCGATCCCCGACGTGTGCGATGCCGACCCGGGATGGCTTACCCATTTCGACCTCGGTCTGGTCAAACCACGCGGATTGGTGCGGCCGTGA
- a CDS encoding nitric oxide reductase activation protein NorD, translated as MSELSDAHAMALERSCSLTAVALSQERRTGAHLVSGQHRGFGLSSMLDVVHVPYPVRYGAWTRRTLTCGIALQCSPSKDRLTGYRLNELSAREISALTLVEGGVALGWVADNWPGLLTEMRRRLPELEIAPADMDAKEMLNRAVALARTKRALAVDPLLGSLPRAHTMPQGLSDKLRRSFGRLPWTTNQKRAPQPHSVPAGGDGGVRNPNLPPPSRPQDNDLDITPDHRPGIPYPEWNAWTESFMPDHVAVLERAHHGSSGPANAVAVDIRKWFEKNTHRAMMNRLEDGSDIDIDQYVSHYIDVTTGEAVEPRIFRELLPASRDVTTALLLDGSSSLGVHGGSVFKLELACADALSRAMTSARERHGIFTFTGNTRHRVEVTCLKDFTDRRFVPPGSLGLATGGYTRLGAPLRHLTSRLLAQPSERRLLIIIGDGLISDEGYEGRYAWADAAHAVEEANDAGVSMYYVGVGPTRVDPLPEVFGPRRSQRIRRVEDLPRVLAHVHRELVSA; from the coding sequence GTGTCTGAACTTTCCGACGCACATGCCATGGCCCTCGAGCGCAGCTGCTCGCTGACCGCTGTCGCGCTGAGCCAGGAACGCCGCACCGGCGCGCATCTGGTCAGCGGGCAGCACCGTGGCTTCGGCCTGAGCTCGATGCTCGATGTCGTCCATGTCCCATACCCGGTTCGTTACGGTGCGTGGACCCGCCGGACACTGACATGCGGGATCGCCCTTCAGTGTTCGCCGTCGAAGGATCGCCTCACCGGCTACCGGCTCAACGAGCTGTCCGCCCGGGAAATCAGCGCGCTCACGCTCGTCGAAGGTGGTGTCGCACTCGGGTGGGTGGCCGACAACTGGCCCGGGTTGCTCACCGAGATGCGGCGACGGCTCCCCGAACTCGAGATCGCGCCGGCAGACATGGATGCCAAGGAAATGCTCAACCGCGCCGTGGCGTTGGCCCGCACCAAGCGTGCCCTGGCCGTCGACCCGCTTCTGGGCAGCCTCCCAAGGGCGCACACGATGCCTCAGGGACTGTCCGACAAGCTCCGCCGCTCGTTCGGACGATTGCCGTGGACGACGAACCAGAAGCGGGCACCGCAACCGCATTCAGTGCCCGCCGGCGGAGACGGCGGGGTGCGCAATCCCAACCTGCCACCACCGAGCCGGCCGCAGGACAACGATCTCGACATCACCCCCGACCACCGCCCCGGCATCCCGTATCCGGAATGGAATGCGTGGACCGAGAGTTTCATGCCCGATCATGTCGCCGTCCTCGAGAGGGCACACCACGGCAGCTCCGGGCCGGCCAACGCCGTCGCGGTCGACATCCGGAAGTGGTTCGAGAAGAACACCCATCGCGCGATGATGAACCGGCTGGAAGACGGATCGGACATCGACATCGACCAGTACGTCAGTCACTACATCGACGTGACCACCGGTGAGGCGGTCGAGCCGCGCATCTTCCGCGAACTGCTACCCGCCAGCCGTGACGTGACGACGGCGCTGCTGCTGGACGGCAGCTCATCGCTGGGAGTGCACGGAGGTTCGGTTTTCAAACTCGAGCTGGCCTGCGCCGACGCGCTGTCGCGCGCGATGACCTCCGCCCGTGAGCGGCACGGCATCTTCACGTTCACCGGCAACACCCGGCACCGCGTCGAGGTCACCTGCCTCAAGGACTTCACCGATCGGCGCTTCGTCCCACCCGGAAGTCTGGGTCTGGCCACCGGCGGATACACCCGGCTCGGTGCGCCGCTACGCCACCTGACAAGCCGGTTGCTCGCCCAGCCTAGTGAGCGACGTCTGCTCATCATCATCGGCGACGGGCTGATCTCCGACGAAGGCTATGAGGGACGGTACGCGTGGGCGGACGCGGCCCACGCCGTCGAGGAGGCCAACGATGCCGGCGTCTCCATGTACTACGTCGGCGTCGGCCCCACCCGCGTCGACCCCCTTCCCGAAGTCTTCGGACCGCGACGATCCCAGCGGATCCGCCGCGTCGAAGACCTACCCCGCGTCCTCGCCCACGTGCACAGAGAGCTGGTAAGCGCATGA
- a CDS encoding NAD(P)H-dependent amine dehydrogenase family protein: MRRVVQFSTGNVGVHSLKAIIGRPDLELVGVHANSSEKVGRDAAELCGLTEPTGVIATDDIDALIALRPDCVLYTALGETRPMEAIGQMARLLAAGVNVVGTSMVWLVTPHQADDWLREPLEKACAAGNSSLYVNGIDPGYSGDTAVYSALSLVTRAESITVQEIFDYGNYDDYEYTGTSMGFGTTPGDATPMAFQPGVVVSIFGGLVRNIARHLDVKLDDVRQRFEPWYTDQRIECRMTTVEPGQLAAVRFAAEGVVDDVPVITVEHVNRLTAAAAPEWEFPPARMTGVHKVIVEGEPRVEVSTHLSHPVLDVTEAGCVSTAARAVNAIDWVCRAPAGLVALEDIPPTEMVRGLMW; encoded by the coding sequence ATGCGCAGAGTGGTTCAGTTCTCGACGGGCAACGTCGGCGTGCATTCTTTGAAGGCGATCATCGGCAGACCCGACCTCGAGTTGGTCGGAGTGCACGCCAACAGCTCGGAGAAGGTCGGCCGCGACGCGGCCGAGTTGTGCGGGCTCACCGAGCCGACCGGCGTCATCGCCACCGACGACATCGACGCGCTGATCGCGCTGCGGCCCGACTGCGTGCTCTACACCGCGCTGGGTGAGACGCGGCCGATGGAGGCGATCGGGCAGATGGCGCGTCTGCTCGCTGCCGGGGTGAATGTCGTGGGCACGTCGATGGTGTGGCTGGTGACACCGCACCAGGCCGACGACTGGCTGCGGGAGCCGCTCGAGAAGGCCTGCGCGGCCGGGAACTCCTCGCTCTACGTCAACGGCATCGACCCCGGCTACTCGGGCGATACCGCGGTGTACAGCGCACTGAGCCTGGTGACCCGGGCCGAGTCGATCACCGTGCAGGAGATTTTCGACTACGGCAACTACGACGACTACGAGTACACCGGGACGTCAATGGGTTTCGGAACCACCCCGGGCGACGCCACCCCGATGGCCTTCCAGCCGGGCGTCGTCGTCTCGATCTTCGGCGGCCTGGTCCGCAACATCGCCCGCCATCTGGACGTGAAACTCGACGACGTCCGGCAGCGCTTCGAGCCGTGGTACACCGATCAACGCATCGAGTGCCGGATGACCACCGTGGAACCCGGACAGCTCGCGGCGGTGCGGTTCGCCGCCGAAGGCGTGGTCGACGACGTCCCGGTGATCACCGTCGAACACGTGAACCGGTTGACGGCTGCGGCGGCGCCGGAGTGGGAGTTTCCGCCGGCGCGGATGACCGGCGTGCACAAGGTCATCGTCGAGGGGGAGCCCCGCGTCGAGGTCAGCACGCACCTGTCGCACCCGGTGCTCGACGTCACCGAGGCGGGTTGTGTCTCGACCGCCGCGCGGGCGGTCAATGCGATCGACTGGGTGTGCCGCGCCCCGGCGGGGCTGGTCGCGCTGGAGGACATCCCGCCCACGGAGATGGTCCGCGGCTTGATGTGGTGA
- a CDS encoding NAD(P)H-dependent amine dehydrogenase family protein, whose protein sequence is MTYRVVQWTTGNVGKKSVHAITANTELDLVGCYAWSADKVGRDVGELCGIDPLGIAATDDVDALLALGPDCVVYNPMFADVDDLVRILEAGINVVTTSEFIDGTCLCAGRDRVVDACERGGATIFGSGINPGFIQLFAIVTAGISDRVDRISIVESFDTTIYNSPATEIPMGFGYPIGHPELQAVTEKGSGIFREAVLLVADALGVDLDGVRCQADYAQTTEDLLLPGDWTIAAGCVAGIDVRWTGLVGDRQIIEVRGVWTKGQTLEPVWSPSFGYTITVEGRPTIKSTLSFEPPPDFVGETLDDFVMLGLTITAMPAITAIPAVVAAPPGIATYTDLPLLLPRGVLTTTPPRS, encoded by the coding sequence GTGACCTACCGGGTCGTGCAGTGGACCACCGGCAACGTCGGTAAGAAGTCGGTGCACGCGATCACGGCCAACACCGAACTGGACCTCGTCGGGTGCTACGCCTGGTCGGCCGACAAGGTCGGCAGAGACGTCGGTGAGCTCTGCGGCATCGACCCACTCGGCATCGCAGCGACCGACGACGTCGACGCGTTGCTGGCGCTGGGACCGGATTGCGTGGTGTACAACCCGATGTTCGCCGACGTCGACGACCTGGTGCGCATCCTCGAGGCGGGCATCAACGTGGTGACCACCTCGGAATTCATCGACGGAACCTGTCTCTGTGCCGGCCGGGACCGCGTCGTCGACGCGTGTGAGCGGGGTGGGGCCACCATCTTCGGCAGCGGGATCAATCCGGGTTTCATCCAGCTCTTCGCGATCGTCACCGCGGGCATCTCCGACCGAGTGGACCGCATTTCGATCGTCGAATCGTTCGACACCACCATCTACAACTCTCCGGCGACCGAAATCCCGATGGGATTCGGCTACCCCATCGGCCATCCTGAACTCCAAGCTGTCACGGAGAAGGGGTCAGGCATCTTCCGGGAAGCGGTCCTGCTGGTCGCCGACGCACTCGGGGTGGATCTCGACGGGGTGCGCTGCCAAGCCGACTATGCACAGACCACCGAGGATCTGCTACTGCCCGGTGACTGGACCATCGCGGCAGGATGCGTCGCGGGTATCGACGTGCGCTGGACGGGCCTGGTCGGCGACCGCCAGATCATCGAGGTCCGCGGCGTGTGGACCAAAGGCCAGACGCTCGAGCCCGTCTGGTCACCGTCCTTCGGATACACGATCACCGTCGAGGGTCGGCCGACCATCAAGAGCACGCTGAGTTTCGAGCCGCCGCCGGATTTCGTCGGCGAAACACTCGACGACTTCGTCATGCTCGGATTGACGATCACCGCCATGCCCGCCATCACCGCCATCCCCGCTGTGGTGGCCGCACCGCCGGGCATCGCGACCTACACCGACCTCCCGTTGCTCCTTCCGCGCGGGGTGCTGACCACGACGCCGCCAAGGAGTTGA
- a CDS encoding TetR/AcrR family transcriptional regulator encodes MALVDKTSVREIRRLQTRERLLGAAVAEFKRAGLAAADVQAIVTAAGVAHGTFFFHFPTKEHVLLELERREEERIAKQLTRFTSAESDLAATFTESIRLVRGLERRLGALLFKDFLALHFSPTRPPIDESVHHPVIIAVADQVENAKTFGQVDADVNAMNTAVFFLLGLYALLTTTHGWPAQQTMLDDYVRRTLRSIGAGN; translated from the coding sequence ATGGCCCTGGTGGACAAGACTTCCGTACGGGAGATCAGACGCCTGCAGACGCGCGAGAGACTCCTCGGTGCGGCCGTCGCCGAGTTCAAGCGCGCAGGGCTGGCCGCGGCTGACGTCCAGGCGATCGTGACGGCCGCCGGCGTCGCTCACGGCACCTTCTTCTTCCACTTCCCCACCAAAGAACACGTGTTGCTGGAGTTGGAACGCCGCGAAGAGGAGCGCATCGCCAAACAATTGACCCGCTTCACGTCGGCAGAATCGGACCTGGCCGCGACGTTCACCGAGTCCATCCGACTGGTCCGCGGTCTCGAACGCCGGCTGGGTGCTCTGTTGTTCAAAGACTTTCTCGCTCTGCACTTCTCCCCGACACGGCCGCCGATCGACGAGAGCGTGCATCATCCCGTGATCATCGCCGTGGCCGACCAGGTCGAGAACGCCAAGACGTTCGGACAGGTCGATGCCGACGTGAACGCAATGAACACCGCCGTGTTCTTCCTACTCGGCCTCTATGCACTGTTGACCACGACCCACGGCTGGCCGGCCCAACAGACGATGCTGGACGACTATGTGCGCCGGACACTTCGCAGCATCGGAGCCGGCAATTGA
- a CDS encoding SDR family NAD(P)-dependent oxidoreductase has product MQVAIVTGASSGIGFDCATTLARQGMAVLGTGRDTARLAELEKAVADPDRIATLAVDLTADDAPRLITETALQRFGRIDFLVNNAGVGSPKPLHETDDESLDYFLGLMLRAPFRLAREVIGHMQPGSAIINITSTFAVVGGLRGGAYSAAKGGLTSLTSHIACQYGPQGIRCNAVAPGVTLTPMVAGRLTDERFRKINTEMTPYPRLGRTEDIAATVAFLCSDGGSFINGQTIVVDGGWSSTKYLSDFALNSEWVARESSS; this is encoded by the coding sequence ATGCAGGTAGCGATCGTCACCGGAGCCAGCAGCGGAATCGGATTCGATTGTGCGACAACGCTGGCCCGCCAGGGCATGGCGGTGCTGGGAACCGGTCGCGACACCGCGCGGCTCGCCGAACTCGAAAAGGCCGTCGCCGACCCGGACCGCATCGCGACGCTGGCAGTCGACCTCACCGCCGACGACGCGCCCCGACTGATCACCGAGACGGCGCTGCAGCGGTTCGGCCGCATCGACTTCCTGGTCAACAACGCCGGCGTCGGCAGCCCGAAACCGTTGCACGAGACCGACGACGAATCCCTCGACTACTTCCTGGGACTGATGTTGCGGGCGCCTTTCCGCCTGGCCCGCGAGGTGATCGGCCACATGCAGCCCGGGTCGGCGATCATCAACATCACGTCGACGTTCGCCGTCGTCGGGGGGTTGCGTGGGGGCGCCTACTCGGCGGCCAAGGGTGGACTGACCTCGCTGACCAGCCATATCGCCTGCCAGTACGGACCGCAGGGCATCCGCTGCAACGCCGTCGCGCCCGGGGTGACACTGACCCCGATGGTGGCCGGCCGACTCACCGATGAGCGCTTCCGCAAGATCAACACCGAGATGACGCCGTATCCGCGGCTGGGGCGTACCGAGGACATCGCCGCCACGGTCGCGTTCCTGTGCTCCGACGGCGGCAGCTTCATCAACGGCCAGACCATCGTCGTCGACGGCGGGTGGAGTTCGACGAAGTACCTGTCGGACTTCGCGCTGAACTCCGAATGGGTGGCGCGCGAGTCGTCGTCATGA
- a CDS encoding acyl-CoA synthetase — MNLFSLLDQTTARHSDRGAVFSGEHQVQTWASVRERALRLAGSVSALGPGARIAVASANCPQIIEMMFGIWAAECVFVPINYKLHPREMEQILDDAGVAQVFASAEIAARLAPLTTVPIEIVGGADYEKRCTADPLDPPRCTDPARLAWLFYTSGTTGRSKGAMLSHRNLMAMTVAHLADFDAPDENCSLIHGAPMSHGSGLYIPPYVLRGARQVVPASGAFDPDEFLDLCAHHPGCSAFLAPTMVARLVQTGRAKPPNLSTIVYGGGPMYVESLKKAMAAFGPIFVQLYGQGEAPMTITGLRRADHLDATDAVLGSVGYPRSGVDVAVLDADGRPAPAGEIGEIVCRGDVVMSGYWQNPTATEATLRDGWLHTGDMGSFDADGYLTLRDRSKDVVISGGSNIYPREVEEILLEHPGVVEAGVVGAPDQEWGEVVVAFIVGAVSADELDAYLLERIARFKRPKRYEFVDELPKNSYGKVLKRELRARLA, encoded by the coding sequence ATGAACCTTTTCAGCCTGCTCGACCAGACCACGGCGCGCCACAGCGACCGCGGCGCCGTTTTTTCCGGCGAGCACCAGGTGCAGACCTGGGCCTCCGTCCGGGAGCGTGCCCTGCGCTTGGCGGGCTCGGTCAGCGCGCTGGGACCGGGTGCACGGATCGCGGTGGCCAGCGCGAACTGCCCGCAGATCATCGAGATGATGTTCGGCATCTGGGCCGCGGAATGTGTGTTCGTCCCGATCAACTACAAGCTGCACCCGCGGGAGATGGAGCAGATCCTCGACGACGCCGGGGTGGCGCAGGTGTTCGCCTCTGCGGAGATCGCCGCCCGACTCGCGCCCCTGACGACGGTGCCGATCGAGATCGTCGGCGGGGCCGACTACGAAAAACGTTGCACCGCAGACCCGCTCGATCCACCACGCTGCACTGACCCGGCGCGGTTGGCGTGGTTGTTCTACACCAGCGGCACCACGGGCCGATCCAAGGGTGCGATGCTGTCACACCGCAACCTGATGGCGATGACGGTGGCCCACCTGGCCGACTTCGACGCCCCCGACGAGAACTGCAGCCTGATCCACGGTGCGCCGATGTCGCACGGCTCCGGCCTGTACATCCCGCCGTACGTGCTACGCGGCGCGCGCCAGGTGGTGCCGGCGTCCGGAGCGTTCGACCCCGACGAGTTCCTCGACCTGTGCGCGCACCATCCCGGCTGCAGCGCCTTTCTCGCGCCGACCATGGTGGCACGTCTGGTGCAGACCGGGCGCGCCAAGCCGCCCAATCTGTCGACGATCGTCTACGGTGGCGGCCCGATGTACGTCGAGAGCCTGAAGAAGGCGATGGCTGCCTTCGGGCCGATCTTCGTGCAGCTTTACGGGCAGGGCGAGGCGCCGATGACGATCACCGGCCTGCGCCGCGCCGATCACCTCGACGCGACCGACGCGGTGCTCGGCTCCGTCGGATACCCGCGGTCGGGTGTCGACGTCGCGGTGCTCGACGCCGACGGCAGGCCCGCCCCCGCCGGTGAGATCGGCGAGATCGTCTGCCGCGGTGACGTGGTGATGTCGGGGTACTGGCAGAATCCGACGGCGACCGAGGCGACGCTGCGCGACGGCTGGCTGCACACCGGCGACATGGGGTCCTTCGACGCCGACGGCTACCTGACCCTGCGGGACCGCTCCAAGGACGTGGTGATCAGCGGCGGCAGCAACATCTATCCTCGCGAGGTCGAGGAGATCCTGCTCGAGCATCCCGGCGTCGTCGAGGCCGGCGTGGTCGGCGCCCCCGACCAGGAATGGGGCGAGGTGGTCGTGGCCTTCATCGTCGGCGCGGTATCTGCCGACGAATTGGACGCGTACCTGCTCGAACGCATCGCCCGGTTCAAGCGGCCCAAACGCTACGAGTTCGTCGACGAGCTTCCGAAGAACAGCTACGGCAAGGTCCTCAAACGCGAGCTGCGCGCGCGATTGGCCTGA
- a CDS encoding CbbQ/NirQ/NorQ/GpvN family protein — MTNGNNYYANGNEVQLFEQAYRQRLPVMLTGPTGCGKTRLVEHMGTLLGRPVVTISCHDDLTSSDLVGRFIVTGGDVTWTDGPLTRAVKAGAICYLDEVVEARHDSLAVLHSLTDHRRTLYLDRAGEVVHAPETFMLVASYNPAYRSSLKELKPSFRQRFVTLPMRYLPPEREAEVIVAEAGIGLPTARRLVRCATAIRTADEAFHFEPPSTRVLVTAALLVAAGASELEAAQACVLAPLSSDGAIAEGLREVAAASLADADNSNPHR, encoded by the coding sequence ATGACAAACGGCAACAACTACTACGCGAACGGCAATGAAGTCCAGTTGTTCGAACAGGCCTATCGGCAGCGACTGCCGGTGATGCTCACCGGCCCCACCGGCTGCGGGAAAACCCGGCTGGTCGAGCACATGGGAACGCTGCTGGGCCGTCCGGTCGTGACCATCAGCTGTCATGACGACCTGACCAGTTCCGATCTGGTGGGCCGATTCATCGTCACGGGGGGCGACGTCACCTGGACCGACGGACCGCTCACCCGTGCAGTCAAGGCAGGCGCGATCTGCTATCTCGACGAAGTCGTCGAGGCGCGGCATGACTCGCTGGCCGTGCTGCACTCCCTCACCGATCACCGGCGCACCCTCTACCTCGACCGCGCCGGCGAAGTGGTGCACGCACCAGAGACATTCATGCTCGTGGCCTCCTACAACCCTGCCTACCGCAGCTCGCTCAAGGAGCTCAAGCCATCGTTCCGGCAGCGGTTCGTCACCCTGCCGATGCGATATCTCCCACCCGAGCGCGAAGCCGAGGTCATCGTCGCCGAGGCCGGCATCGGGTTGCCGACCGCACGACGACTGGTGCGGTGCGCCACCGCGATCCGCACCGCCGACGAGGCATTCCACTTCGAACCGCCCTCGACGCGCGTTCTCGTTACCGCAGCACTGCTGGTCGCAGCCGGTGCCTCAGAACTGGAAGCCGCGCAAGCGTGCGTACTGGCGCCGCTGTCCAGCGACGGCGCCATCGCCGAGGGCCTGCGCGAGGTGGCCGCCGCGAGCCTCGCCGACGCCGATAACTCCAACCCGCACCGCTAG
- a CDS encoding SDR family NAD(P)-dependent oxidoreductase, producing MALEQFNLQGQVAIVTGAGKGVGQGIARVLAEAGATVVGTARTESDIVATISDIEAAGGQGVAVVADAMSRPDGERVVATAMDQFGRIDILVNNVGGSTYARFLDITDEDFRHTFDWCVTSAFIMSQLAARHMIEAGRGSIINISSGSARFGIRALTAYCTAKGGLEALTRAMAQELAPKIRVNAIALGSFATDGLQSSLDLMPGSLEKMMEGTPLHRLGDVEDLGRLCVYLSTRDCYATNAIFHVDGGIDSNNSPLPIPDY from the coding sequence ATGGCGCTCGAGCAATTCAACCTGCAGGGACAGGTCGCGATCGTGACCGGCGCCGGCAAGGGGGTCGGTCAGGGCATCGCGCGGGTCCTGGCCGAGGCCGGCGCCACCGTGGTCGGGACCGCCCGGACCGAGTCGGACATCGTGGCGACGATCTCCGATATCGAAGCCGCAGGCGGTCAAGGGGTCGCCGTGGTCGCCGACGCGATGAGCCGTCCCGATGGGGAGCGTGTCGTCGCCACCGCGATGGATCAATTCGGCCGCATCGACATCCTGGTCAACAACGTCGGCGGTTCCACCTATGCGCGGTTCCTCGACATCACCGACGAGGATTTCCGGCACACCTTCGACTGGTGCGTGACCTCGGCGTTCATCATGAGCCAGCTCGCGGCGCGACACATGATCGAGGCCGGCCGCGGCTCCATCATCAACATCTCGTCGGGCTCGGCGCGGTTCGGTATCCGGGCGCTGACGGCCTACTGCACGGCCAAGGGTGGTCTGGAAGCGCTCACCCGCGCGATGGCGCAGGAACTGGCACCCAAGATTCGGGTCAACGCGATAGCGCTGGGGTCGTTCGCCACTGACGGATTGCAGAGCAGCCTGGACCTGATGCCGGGTTCTCTGGAGAAGATGATGGAGGGCACCCCGCTGCACCGCCTCGGCGACGTCGAGGACCTGGGCCGGCTGTGTGTGTACCTGTCCACCCGGGACTGCTACGCCACCAATGCGATCTTCCATGTCGACGGCGGGATCGATTCGAACAACTCGCCATTGCCCATCCCCGATTACTGA
- a CDS encoding cytochrome P450, with protein MTRSLEAHARNWDLRHEDFNDPDFLYEVYRVMRRQSPFARTDKPFLSATPAGAWVAVRYAECVQILQDWEHFSSNPTPEGAEQLAGDLVITLDPPRQQKFRKVLNPYFSPARMKALRPQIAAETDRLIDDFIESGSGDLAQVAWRQPGIVFFKYLLGMPIEDVPLCIELTDTALNGTSEDARMAAWGGLYQHLHDAVTARTRQAPRDDMIDVLLSAEIDGEKLSFPDVVSNAMLLVQAGLETTASAMSFAYHYLATNPAERDRLIDDPDLLARAVEEFIRFAGSIHGIPRTVAKEAELSGCSFAPGESVIVNYAAANRDESEFPDAHRCILDRRENRHLGFGAGVHRCLGSNLARLEFQVGLERVLSRMPDFALAPELQATFHGNSVTRGFRSVPVVFRPGERAQP; from the coding sequence ATGACACGGTCGCTCGAAGCGCACGCGCGGAACTGGGACCTGCGTCACGAGGACTTCAACGACCCGGACTTCCTCTACGAGGTCTACCGGGTGATGCGGCGTCAGTCGCCGTTCGCCCGCACCGACAAACCATTCCTGAGTGCAACGCCGGCGGGTGCGTGGGTGGCGGTGCGCTACGCGGAGTGCGTCCAGATCCTGCAGGACTGGGAGCATTTCTCCAGCAATCCGACGCCGGAGGGGGCCGAACAGCTCGCCGGGGATCTGGTGATCACCCTCGATCCGCCGCGGCAGCAGAAGTTCCGCAAGGTGCTCAACCCGTACTTCTCCCCGGCCCGGATGAAGGCGTTGAGACCCCAGATCGCCGCCGAAACCGACCGGCTCATCGATGATTTCATCGAATCCGGTAGCGGCGACCTCGCCCAGGTTGCCTGGCGGCAACCCGGCATCGTCTTCTTCAAGTACCTGCTCGGCATGCCGATCGAGGATGTCCCGCTGTGCATCGAGCTCACCGATACCGCACTCAACGGCACCTCGGAAGACGCGCGGATGGCCGCGTGGGGCGGGCTGTACCAACATCTGCACGACGCGGTGACCGCGCGCACCCGGCAGGCGCCTCGAGACGACATGATCGACGTCCTGCTGTCCGCAGAGATCGACGGCGAGAAACTTTCCTTCCCCGACGTGGTGTCGAACGCCATGCTGCTGGTCCAGGCTGGGCTCGAGACCACTGCAAGCGCGATGTCCTTCGCGTACCACTACCTGGCCACCAACCCCGCCGAGCGGGACCGGCTGATCGACGACCCCGACCTCCTGGCCAGGGCGGTGGAGGAGTTCATCCGATTCGCCGGGTCGATCCACGGCATCCCCCGCACCGTCGCCAAGGAGGCCGAGCTGAGCGGATGCTCCTTCGCGCCCGGCGAGTCGGTGATCGTCAACTACGCCGCCGCCAACCGCGACGAATCCGAGTTCCCGGACGCACACCGGTGCATTCTCGACCGCCGCGAGAACCGCCACCTGGGATTCGGTGCCGGCGTGCACCGGTGCCTCGGCTCCAACCTTGCCCGGCTGGAGTTCCAGGTCGGCCTCGAGCGAGTGCTGTCCCGCATGCCCGACTTTGCACTCGCACCGGAGCTACAGGCGACCTTCCACGGCAATTCGGTGACCCGTGGGTTTCGTTCGGTGCCAGTGGTATTCAGACCCGGCGAACGCGCGCAGCCGTGA